In a genomic window of Flavobacterium sp. KACC 22761:
- a CDS encoding LacI family DNA-binding transcriptional regulator, producing the protein MKAKATLKQIAKELGVSVSTVSKALNDSPEISEQTKVKIKEYAKLKNYKPNVIGLNLKNRKTKTIGVIIPNILNSFFAKVFSGIEKVADKKGYNVITCISNESLEKEIHTLEMLSNGTIDGFILSVSEEAQKLQDYNHFSEIINDGTPIVMFDRIADEVDCDKVVVDDFDSALNSTQHLINLGCKNIALISSVDNLSVGKLRADGYLKALKDNNIPINEKIILRTDSEDDMKAKIDALFDNKIDGIFALDENDSVAALRVSLKKGYRVPEDISIIGFADGILASRRLSPSLTTVSQHGIEIGEVAAKRLIKRLEESEEETSDYETIVIKTVLKERESTRKVK; encoded by the coding sequence ATGAAAGCTAAAGCAACTCTTAAACAAATTGCGAAAGAACTAGGTGTTTCTGTGTCTACGGTGTCTAAAGCATTGAATGATAGTCCAGAAATTAGTGAGCAAACGAAGGTGAAGATTAAGGAGTATGCCAAACTCAAAAATTATAAACCGAATGTTATAGGTCTGAATTTGAAGAACAGAAAGACCAAAACGATTGGTGTAATTATACCTAATATATTAAATTCTTTTTTTGCTAAAGTTTTTAGCGGAATCGAAAAAGTAGCTGACAAAAAAGGATATAATGTGATTACTTGTATTTCTAACGAATCTTTGGAAAAAGAAATTCATACACTTGAAATGTTGAGTAACGGAACTATCGATGGTTTCATTCTTTCGGTTTCTGAGGAAGCACAAAAACTTCAAGATTACAATCACTTTTCGGAAATTATCAATGATGGAACTCCAATTGTAATGTTTGATCGTATTGCTGATGAAGTAGATTGTGATAAAGTAGTGGTAGACGATTTTGATTCGGCTTTGAACTCAACACAGCATTTGATTAATCTTGGATGTAAAAATATTGCACTGATTTCTTCGGTGGATAATTTAAGTGTTGGAAAATTAAGAGCCGATGGATATCTGAAAGCTTTAAAAGACAATAATATTCCGATAAACGAGAAAATTATTCTTCGTACCGATTCTGAAGATGATATGAAGGCTAAAATCGACGCTCTTTTTGATAATAAAATTGACGGAATTTTTGCTTTGGATGAAAATGATTCGGTTGCGGCTTTAAGAGTAAGTTTGAAAAAAGGATACAGAGTTCCTGAAGATATTTCAATTATTGGTTTTGCTGACGGAATTTTAGCATCAAGACGCTTATCACCAAGTTTGACAACAGTAAGCCAACACGGAATTGAAATTGGTGAAGTCGCAGCAAAACGCTTAATAAAAAGATTGGAAGAAAGCGAAGAAGAAACTTCAGATTATGAAACAATTGTAATCAAGACGGTTTTAAAAGAAAGAGAATCGACAAGAAAAGTTAAATAA
- the polA gene encoding DNA polymerase I, giving the protein MSTQKRLFLLDAYALIFRGYYAFIKNPRINSKGMDTSAIMGFMNSLLDVIKREKPDHLAVAFDKGGSAMRNEIFPEYKANRDVTPEAIKIAVPYICELLKAMHIPIIEVEGFEADDLIGTIAKQAEKQNYKVFMVTPDKDFAQLVSENIFMYKPARMGNGIEIWGVPEVLEKFEIERPEQVIDFLGMMGDAADNIPGLPGVGEVTAKKLLKEFGTMENLLANTDKLKGKMKENIEANKEKGLLSKTLATILLDCPVVFDETDYELSRPDIEKTEAIFQELEFRRMAEQFDNLFKTDGTQTTTPEVSDAKLYKKPQPKNEDQFDLFGSASADEDSETPKNSFYSTLSDTPHSYQIVQGDLGVKLLLQNLQNQTSVCFDTETTGIDALHAELVGMSFSYEKGKAFYVPFPESQEEAQTLIEKFRPFFENENIEKIGQNLKYDLKILANYGVTVKGKLFDTMIAHYLINPDMRHNMDVLAETYLKYSPKPIEDLIGKKGKNQLSMRDVPLEDIKEYAAEDADITLQLKEIFTTELDKTETKKLFDEIEIPLVSVLAAMETEGIRLDVDFLKGMSSEMDVEIKSLEQKIYETAGEKFNLASPKQLGDILFEKMKIGGAKQKKTKTGQYATGEEVLTYLANENPIVKDILDWRQMVKLQSTYILALPEQVDKKTLRVHTDYMQTVAATGRLSSNNPNLQNIPIRTERGRQIRKAFVARDENHTLISADYSQIELRIIAALSGEENMIKAFQNGEDIHRSTAAKVFDVALEEVTREQRSNAKTVNFGIIYGVSAFGLSSQTSLSRSESAALIDAYYKTYPRLKSFIQEQIEFAREKGYVQTISGRRRYLKDINSANAVVRSAAERNAVNAPIQGSAADVIKIAMINIHKKLQDENWKSKMLLQVHDELVFDVHNDELEKIQPMIKHEMENAFKMAVPLEVELGLGKDWLEAH; this is encoded by the coding sequence ATGTCAACTCAAAAACGCCTTTTTCTTCTAGATGCTTACGCATTAATTTTTCGTGGTTATTATGCCTTTATAAAAAACCCGAGAATCAACTCAAAAGGAATGGATACATCTGCAATTATGGGTTTCATGAACTCGCTTTTGGATGTGATTAAACGAGAAAAACCAGATCATTTAGCTGTTGCCTTTGATAAAGGCGGAAGCGCGATGCGAAACGAAATATTCCCAGAATACAAAGCAAACCGAGACGTAACGCCCGAAGCAATCAAAATTGCGGTTCCTTATATATGTGAACTTTTAAAAGCAATGCATATTCCTATTATTGAAGTTGAAGGTTTTGAAGCCGATGACTTAATTGGAACTATTGCCAAGCAAGCCGAAAAACAGAATTACAAAGTTTTTATGGTAACGCCCGATAAAGATTTTGCACAATTAGTTTCTGAAAACATCTTCATGTATAAACCTGCCCGAATGGGTAACGGAATCGAAATTTGGGGTGTTCCTGAGGTTTTAGAAAAATTTGAAATTGAACGACCAGAGCAAGTAATTGATTTTCTTGGAATGATGGGCGACGCAGCCGATAATATTCCTGGGCTTCCTGGAGTTGGTGAAGTTACAGCCAAAAAGCTTTTAAAAGAATTTGGCACAATGGAAAACCTTTTGGCAAATACAGACAAGCTAAAAGGTAAAATGAAGGAAAACATTGAAGCAAACAAGGAAAAAGGTTTGCTTTCTAAAACATTGGCAACTATTTTATTAGACTGCCCTGTTGTTTTTGACGAAACTGATTATGAATTATCGCGTCCGGATATTGAAAAAACGGAAGCTATTTTTCAAGAATTAGAGTTCAGAAGAATGGCGGAGCAATTTGACAATTTATTCAAAACCGATGGAACGCAAACTACCACTCCAGAAGTTTCTGATGCTAAATTGTACAAAAAACCACAGCCGAAAAACGAAGATCAATTTGATTTGTTTGGAAGCGCTTCCGCAGATGAAGATTCAGAAACTCCAAAAAATTCATTCTATAGCACTTTATCAGACACACCTCACTCCTACCAGATTGTTCAAGGAGATTTGGGCGTGAAATTGTTATTGCAGAATTTACAGAATCAAACTTCGGTTTGTTTTGATACCGAAACTACTGGAATTGATGCTTTGCACGCAGAATTGGTTGGAATGTCTTTTTCATATGAAAAAGGAAAAGCATTTTATGTTCCGTTTCCGGAAAGCCAAGAAGAAGCTCAAACTTTGATCGAGAAATTTAGACCATTTTTTGAAAATGAAAACATCGAAAAAATTGGGCAAAACTTAAAATACGATCTAAAAATCCTTGCTAATTATGGCGTTACCGTAAAAGGAAAACTTTTTGATACGATGATTGCGCATTATCTGATCAACCCTGATATGCGTCATAATATGGATGTTTTGGCCGAAACCTATTTGAAATATTCTCCTAAACCAATTGAAGATTTAATTGGAAAAAAAGGAAAAAATCAGCTTTCGATGCGCGATGTTCCTCTTGAAGATATTAAAGAATATGCTGCCGAAGATGCTGATATTACTTTACAATTAAAAGAAATCTTCACGACGGAACTAGACAAAACCGAAACCAAAAAGCTATTTGATGAAATCGAAATTCCATTAGTAAGCGTTTTAGCTGCTATGGAAACTGAGGGAATTCGTCTAGATGTTGATTTCTTAAAAGGAATGTCATCTGAAATGGATGTCGAAATCAAATCTTTGGAACAAAAAATATACGAAACTGCTGGTGAAAAATTCAATTTGGCTTCACCAAAACAATTGGGAGATATTCTATTTGAAAAAATGAAGATTGGCGGTGCAAAACAAAAGAAAACCAAAACCGGTCAATATGCAACCGGAGAAGAAGTCTTGACATATTTGGCAAACGAAAATCCGATTGTAAAAGATATTCTGGATTGGCGCCAAATGGTAAAATTACAGAGCACCTATATTTTGGCTTTGCCAGAACAAGTGGACAAAAAAACGTTGCGCGTTCATACCGATTATATGCAAACCGTTGCTGCAACAGGGCGTTTAAGTTCAAATAATCCGAACTTGCAAAATATTCCGATTCGTACCGAAAGAGGACGTCAGATTCGTAAAGCTTTTGTCGCTCGCGATGAAAACCACACTTTAATCTCTGCCGATTATTCTCAAATCGAATTGCGAATCATTGCTGCTTTAAGTGGCGAAGAAAACATGATAAAAGCATTCCAAAACGGAGAAGACATTCACAGATCGACAGCTGCAAAGGTTTTTGATGTTGCTTTAGAAGAGGTAACCCGCGAACAAAGAAGCAACGCCAAAACAGTAAACTTCGGAATTATATATGGTGTTTCTGCTTTTGGATTAAGCAGTCAGACTTCGTTATCTCGAAGCGAAAGTGCTGCTTTAATTGACGCTTACTATAAAACTTATCCGAGATTGAAATCTTTTATTCAGGAACAAATTGAATTTGCGAGAGAAAAAGGATATGTGCAAACCATTTCAGGCCGACGCCGTTATTTAAAAGACATCAACTCGGCAAATGCTGTTGTTAGAAGCGCCGCAGAGCGAAATGCGGTAAATGCACCAATTCAAGGAAGCGCCGCTGACGTGATTAAAATTGCAATGATCAACATTCATAAAAAATTACAAGACGAAAACTGGAAATCAAAAATGTTGCTTCAGGTACATGATGAGCTTGTGTTTGATGTTCATAATGACGAACTCGAAAAAATCCAGCCAATGATTAAACACGAAATGGAAAATGCTTTTAAAATGGCAGTTCCTTTGGAAGTAGAACTTGGTTTAGGGAAAGATTGGTTGGAAGCGCATTAA
- a CDS encoding HAMP domain-containing sensor histidine kinase: MKIKHQLAIFNALTRLLVILILWLMLPILVENVVYRHINNGLVEKKKKFIDHLNKKEIDDFIQNADDSTETYSQFSTLHSEFLVLSKIPIKDNEKKTFFNNEYRIIEGEENEYRILQYHFTYENQGYQLEIGSSLSEVNDLTFIIRFFIIIVLVVILLVTFLADTVYIEYLLKPFYKIIDTKIKRVNEPEGFDHTPIKANSRDFRELDLVLNQMMDRITELFKKEKQFISNVSHELLTPIALLKSKFENLLQNESLDDNAVDKIVGSLKTLDMLKKIINNLLLISRIENNQYEANEEINFYEIVNDLQEDLEDRIEDREIEFVNKMEHDYVFKGNKTLIHILVYNLVTNAIKYNRPNGKIIAEDGFEKGHYFISIKDTGLGMSEAHIEKIFNRFARISSDQDGQGLGLAIAESIASFHHIEIKVESKINVGTTFTLIVPEPLKHN; the protein is encoded by the coding sequence GTGAAGATAAAACACCAATTGGCTATTTTTAATGCACTGACACGTTTGTTGGTGATTTTGATTTTATGGTTGATGTTGCCCATATTGGTAGAAAATGTGGTTTATAGGCATATCAACAACGGCTTGGTTGAAAAAAAGAAAAAATTCATTGATCATTTGAATAAAAAAGAAATCGATGATTTTATTCAGAATGCCGATGATTCAACCGAAACCTATTCTCAATTTTCGACACTGCACAGCGAATTTTTGGTACTGTCTAAAATTCCAATAAAAGATAATGAGAAAAAGACTTTTTTCAATAATGAATACCGAATTATTGAAGGCGAAGAAAATGAATATCGAATTCTGCAATATCATTTTACTTATGAAAATCAAGGGTATCAACTCGAAATTGGTAGCAGTTTAAGCGAAGTAAACGATTTGACCTTTATTATCCGATTCTTTATTATTATTGTTTTGGTGGTTATTCTGCTCGTTACTTTTTTGGCAGATACCGTTTATATCGAATATCTTTTAAAACCGTTTTATAAAATTATCGATACAAAAATAAAACGTGTCAATGAGCCAGAAGGTTTTGATCATACTCCAATAAAAGCAAATTCTAGAGATTTTAGAGAACTAGATTTGGTGTTGAACCAAATGATGGACCGAATTACGGAACTTTTTAAGAAAGAAAAACAATTCATTTCAAATGTTTCACATGAATTGCTTACGCCAATTGCATTGCTGAAAAGTAAATTCGAAAATTTATTACAAAATGAATCTTTAGATGATAATGCCGTTGATAAAATAGTAGGCTCGCTGAAGACATTAGACATGCTGAAAAAAATAATTAATAATTTGTTGCTGATTTCCCGAATTGAAAACAATCAATATGAGGCAAACGAAGAGATTAATTTTTATGAAATTGTCAATGACTTGCAGGAAGATTTAGAAGATCGAATTGAAGATCGAGAAATTGAGTTTGTAAATAAAATGGAGCATGATTATGTTTTTAAAGGAAACAAAACGCTCATTCATATTTTGGTTTATAATTTGGTTACAAATGCTATAAAATACAATCGACCAAACGGAAAAATTATTGCCGAAGATGGTTTTGAAAAAGGACATTATTTTATTTCTATAAAAGATACAGGTCTTGGAATGAGTGAGGCACATATCGAAAAAATATTTAACCGATTTGCAAGAATCAGCTCTGATCAGGACGGGCAAGGTTTAGGCCTCGCAATTGCCGAAAGTATTGCTTCTTTTCATCATATTGAAATCAAAGTAGAGTCAAAAATTAACGTCGGAACAACATTCACCTTAATTGTTCCGGAGCCTCTAAAACATAATTAA
- a CDS encoding response regulator transcription factor — MNILIVEDNKELAVEVYDFLCNAGYICKITHTCDEALEEVAGNDFDAMLLDLGLPDGDGFEVLKAVRKTQSKMAVIVLTARGELDDRINGLHLGADDYLTKPFALTELSARLFAVIRRIHGFTLNNLSIHGFLLQLQDYKVSYNEVPISLTKKEFDIFQYLVLNKNRVITRLQLTEHIWGDILEINSDSNFIDVHVRNLRKKLDKHTTIDWFETVRNVGYRINE; from the coding sequence ATGAATATTTTAATTGTTGAAGACAATAAGGAACTTGCCGTCGAAGTTTATGATTTTTTGTGCAATGCAGGTTATATATGTAAAATAACGCATACTTGCGATGAAGCACTTGAAGAAGTGGCTGGCAATGATTTTGACGCGATGCTTCTTGATTTAGGATTGCCAGACGGAGACGGTTTTGAGGTTTTGAAAGCAGTACGAAAAACACAGTCAAAAATGGCGGTCATTGTTTTGACGGCTCGTGGTGAATTAGACGACAGAATAAACGGTCTGCATTTAGGTGCCGATGATTATTTGACAAAACCTTTTGCACTGACAGAACTCAGTGCGAGATTGTTTGCCGTGATTCGCAGAATTCATGGTTTCACCTTGAATAATTTAAGCATTCATGGATTTTTGTTGCAGCTTCAAGATTATAAAGTTAGCTATAATGAAGTGCCAATTAGTTTGACCAAAAAAGAGTTTGACATTTTTCAATATTTGGTTTTGAATAAAAATCGAGTGATTACAAGACTGCAATTGACAGAACATATTTGGGGAGATATTCTAGAGATCAATTCTGATTCTAATTTTATTGATGTTCACGTTCGAAATCTTCGAAAAAAATTAGATAAACATACCACAATAGATTGGTTTGAAACGGTTAGAAATGTCGGTTATCGAATCAACGAATAA
- a CDS encoding ferritin-like domain-containing protein, producing the protein MKNEVKIQEVNPSLDSRRSFLKLSGLTLVSAGLVLAGCSNNDNEDDMQDNSLPGIKNGVFDLGSGDFGVLTYAYALEQLEADFYTKVVNSSSFNSVFNDTEKQVLTDLYHHEVVHRDFFKAALTGALPDPSSQLLPSLAFNYGSLNFNSRNEVLATAKALEDTGVAAYNGAGRLIKSADYLLLAGKIVSVEARHASAIRSLINPNSKDFAGDDIVNTSTGLDVAKDPSKILPIAGGFITTKFTANYLP; encoded by the coding sequence ATGAAAAACGAAGTTAAAATTCAGGAAGTTAATCCTTCCCTGGATAGCAGAAGGAGCTTTCTAAAGCTCAGCGGCTTAACGCTGGTTAGTGCAGGTTTGGTTTTGGCTGGCTGCAGCAACAATGATAATGAAGATGATATGCAGGATAATTCCCTGCCCGGAATAAAAAATGGAGTATTTGATTTAGGCTCCGGAGATTTTGGTGTATTGACTTATGCATACGCCTTAGAACAGTTAGAAGCTGATTTTTATACAAAAGTTGTAAATTCTTCCAGTTTCAATTCTGTTTTTAATGACACCGAAAAACAAGTTTTAACCGACTTGTATCATCACGAAGTAGTTCACAGAGATTTTTTCAAAGCCGCTTTAACGGGAGCTCTTCCTGATCCTAGTTCTCAGTTGCTTCCCTCCTTAGCATTCAATTATGGTTCTCTCAACTTCAACAGCCGCAACGAAGTTCTTGCAACTGCAAAAGCGCTGGAAGACACAGGAGTTGCCGCCTATAATGGCGCTGGAAGATTAATTAAGAGTGCAGACTACTTGTTACTGGCCGGAAAAATTGTTTCGGTAGAAGCCAGACATGCTTCAGCAATAAGAAGCTTGATCAACCCGAATTCTAAAGATTTTGCGGGTGACGATATTGTGAATACATCAACGGGATTAGATGTTGCAAAAGATCCTTCCAAAATTCTACCAATTGCCGGAGGATTTATTACCACAAAATTCACTGCCAATTATTTACCTTAA